A region of Candidatus Polarisedimenticolia bacterium DNA encodes the following proteins:
- a CDS encoding DUF748 domain-containing protein: MRHFDLRSPWNRFRRSRAGKITLITLGVLFTLALIADFALDEPIRKVVQRRANAELQGYTATVPKLDFSLVGLSLTLRDVRVVQDEHPDPPVIAIPRLRMSVQWLELLRLRMVADCTFENPSIYANLAQLQEEDKDQVRLDQKGWQDALQAIYPLKINKMVMHGGSLVYQETASEKPLKATKIEMTASNIRNIRSKDRVYPSAVHLTGNVFDVGRAEIKGHADFLAKPHPGVKADLILERLDLGYFAPVLDQYALRVRRGLMSGSGRIENGQNVEIVDLDQVVIADAWVDYLYGGEPHEKARAVAREVRDRAKQALNAPEKLFRIRRLRLQDGTIGFVNQTTQPPYRLFVTGADFELENLSSRSEDGIAKATLTGALMGTGKVQAAASFFPEGKDPNFGMKLEIAETQLKNINPMLKAHGNFDVAGGVFSLYMDLRVKDRQVRGYVKPLFRDINVYDPSQDKHESPMHKAYEKMVGVVAKILQNKRDEVATVAKLSGPVENPKSSALEILGGLLKNAFVESIMPGFENEVSKVNPAYYRHWKKQRDAKRSES; encoded by the coding sequence ATGAGACACTTCGACCTTCGCAGTCCCTGGAATCGGTTCCGGCGCTCCCGAGCCGGTAAGATCACTCTCATCACGCTCGGCGTCCTCTTCACGCTTGCCTTGATCGCCGACTTCGCCCTCGATGAGCCGATCCGCAAGGTCGTGCAGCGGCGGGCCAACGCCGAGCTGCAAGGCTACACGGCCACCGTTCCCAAGCTTGATTTCAGCCTCGTCGGGCTTTCTCTGACCCTGCGCGATGTCCGCGTCGTCCAGGATGAGCACCCCGATCCTCCGGTGATCGCTATCCCGCGCCTCCGCATGAGCGTGCAGTGGCTCGAGCTGCTGCGGCTCCGGATGGTCGCCGACTGCACCTTCGAGAATCCTTCGATTTATGCAAACCTCGCCCAGCTCCAGGAAGAGGACAAGGACCAGGTACGGCTCGACCAGAAGGGCTGGCAGGACGCCCTGCAGGCGATCTATCCGCTGAAGATCAACAAGATGGTGATGCACGGAGGATCCCTGGTCTATCAGGAAACCGCCTCCGAGAAGCCCCTCAAGGCGACCAAGATCGAGATGACGGCTTCGAACATCCGCAACATCCGCTCGAAAGACCGCGTCTACCCCTCGGCCGTCCACCTCACGGGGAACGTGTTCGACGTGGGCCGCGCCGAGATCAAGGGACACGCCGACTTCCTGGCCAAGCCGCACCCCGGGGTGAAGGCCGACCTCATCCTGGAGCGCCTCGACCTGGGGTATTTCGCGCCCGTCCTCGACCAATACGCACTGCGGGTCCGCCGGGGGCTCATGAGCGGCAGCGGGCGGATCGAAAACGGTCAGAACGTCGAGATCGTCGATCTCGACCAGGTCGTGATCGCCGACGCCTGGGTCGACTACCTGTACGGCGGCGAGCCCCACGAGAAGGCCCGGGCGGTGGCGCGCGAAGTGCGGGACAGGGCCAAGCAGGCCCTCAACGCCCCCGAGAAGCTCTTCCGGATACGCCGCCTGCGCCTGCAGGACGGGACCATCGGCTTCGTCAACCAGACGACCCAGCCACCCTATCGCCTCTTCGTGACCGGCGCCGACTTCGAGCTGGAGAACCTGAGCAGCCGGTCCGAGGACGGCATCGCCAAGGCGACCCTTACCGGCGCGCTGATGGGCACCGGCAAGGTACAGGCCGCGGCCAGCTTCTTCCCGGAAGGGAAGGATCCGAATTTCGGCATGAAGCTGGAAATCGCCGAAACCCAGCTGAAGAACATCAATCCGATGCTGAAGGCGCACGGCAACTTCGACGTGGCCGGCGGGGTGTTTTCGCTCTACATGGACCTGCGGGTGAAGGATCGCCAGGTGCGTGGCTACGTGAAGCCGCTGTTCCGCGACATCAACGTGTACGACCCCAGCCAGGACAAGCACGAGAGCCCGATGCACAAGGCCTACGAGAAGATGGTCGGCGTCGTGGCCAAGATCCTGCAGAACAAGCGCGACGAGGTGGCCACCGTCGCCAAGCTCTCGGGACCCGTGGAGAACCCGAAATCGAGCGCGCTCGAGATCCTCGGGGGCCTGCTCAAGAACGCCTTCGTCGAGTCGATCATGCCGGGATTCGAGAACGAGGTCTCCAAAGTGAACCCCGCCTACTACCGGCACTGGAAGAAGCAGCGGGACGCCAAGCGGTCTGAGTCTTGA
- a CDS encoding murein L,D-transpeptidase catalytic domain family protein, giving the protein MMNLRPFILVIGLTVGGSVCLGADTTGPAPSLPASAQTLPASAATLSDPDPVMELESALRRAAPTVRPEALHAALSAWEALNSRGQVARSLLTVIDYSLPSTAKRLWVFDLATHELLFNELVAHGRGSGENMAQFFSNEEGSLMTSLGAFVTGTTYNGKNGYSLKLHGIDAGLNDQAESRTIVMHGAPYVSETFAHTVGRLGRSHGCPAVRTEIAHDLIDRIKEQTLLYAWHPSMQTVAVATNQAP; this is encoded by the coding sequence ATGATGAACCTACGGCCTTTCATCCTGGTAATCGGACTGACGGTGGGGGGCTCTGTGTGCCTGGGAGCGGATACCACCGGCCCGGCGCCGTCCCTCCCCGCATCGGCCCAGACACTGCCGGCGTCCGCTGCCACCCTGTCCGACCCGGACCCCGTCATGGAGCTCGAATCGGCCCTGAGGCGCGCCGCACCGACGGTCCGGCCCGAAGCGCTGCACGCCGCCCTGTCCGCCTGGGAAGCCCTGAACAGCCGCGGCCAGGTCGCCCGCTCGCTCCTCACCGTGATCGACTACAGCCTCCCTTCCACCGCCAAGCGGCTCTGGGTCTTCGACCTCGCGACTCACGAGCTGCTCTTCAACGAGCTGGTGGCGCACGGCCGGGGCTCCGGGGAGAACATGGCGCAATTCTTCTCCAACGAGGAAGGGAGCCTGATGACCTCGCTCGGGGCTTTCGTGACCGGCACGACCTACAACGGGAAGAACGGCTACTCCCTGAAGCTTCACGGCATTGACGCGGGACTCAACGATCAGGCGGAGTCGCGCACTATCGTGATGCACGGCGCGCCTTACGTATCCGAGACCTTCGCGCACACGGTAGGCCGTCTCGGCCGAAGTCACGGCTGTCCCGCGGTGCGCACCGAGATCGCCCACGATCTGATCGACCGGATCAAAGAGCAAACCCTGCTCTACGCCTGGCACCCTTCGATGCAGACGGTTGCCGTGGCAACGAACCAGGCTCCCTGA
- a CDS encoding L,D-transpeptidase family protein, with translation MKGRGVGWHRIRGYNPTMRPARGPGSILIFPGAMLCAFLGAALGCGSGSGVANRLQERLKDLVDTGRPDVSADEIEAALAHQLRAAPVPAKGANRPSSPAFPTRQTLREFYAQRGQKLAWCGESGRVLAAADTLLDALSRSGDHGLNPEDYELSRLERMRGGMKEARAKAAVSEWADFDLLLTTAFFRYGSDLSTGRVHPDEIRSEWHAEPPELDLPKALETALQNGDLAKLLEKLPPPHPGYARLQLGLKQLRDAKEAGGWPAIPAGPKLQKGARGPRVALLRQRLEGGAAKPASPGGADAVFDAALEEKVRQFQTAHGLEPDGRVSEATLAELNVPVERRIRQVELNLERWRWMPRRLGDPHLEVNIPGFDLQLLRGDRTELRSRIVVGQAFTPTPVFSDRIVAVIANPPWNVPDALAVREYLPELRENPAVFQSHGIKIYDGEGEDAHEVDPASVHWGRVDDDEFHYHLRQDPGPDNALGRMKFQLTNDFQIYLHDTPARTLFAQQDRDLSHGCIRVEKARELADTVLGEATEKLTEALQNENEKSIPVRPPVPVHILYLTAWADADGGLRFAPDIYDFDAAQMTALDRASRQASLLSRPGGQKTSQ, from the coding sequence ATGAAGGGCCGAGGGGTGGGCTGGCACCGGATCCGCGGTTACAATCCCACGATGCGTCCCGCGAGAGGTCCTGGATCGATTCTCATCTTCCCTGGTGCAATGCTCTGTGCCTTCCTCGGCGCCGCGCTGGGCTGCGGCTCCGGCTCCGGCGTCGCGAATCGTTTGCAGGAACGCCTGAAAGACCTGGTGGACACGGGACGCCCCGACGTGTCTGCCGACGAAATCGAAGCGGCGCTGGCGCATCAGCTGCGCGCGGCGCCGGTCCCTGCCAAGGGAGCCAACCGCCCTTCCAGCCCCGCCTTTCCGACGCGCCAGACGCTGCGCGAGTTCTATGCGCAGCGCGGGCAGAAGCTGGCCTGGTGCGGCGAATCGGGCCGCGTCCTCGCCGCCGCCGACACTTTGTTGGATGCCTTGTCGAGATCCGGGGACCACGGCCTGAATCCGGAGGACTATGAGCTGAGCCGTCTGGAGCGCATGCGCGGCGGGATGAAGGAAGCGCGCGCGAAGGCTGCCGTTTCCGAGTGGGCCGATTTCGATCTGCTCCTGACCACCGCCTTCTTCCGCTACGGTTCCGACCTGTCCACCGGCCGCGTGCACCCCGACGAGATTCGCAGCGAATGGCACGCCGAGCCTCCCGAGCTCGACCTGCCCAAGGCCCTGGAGACCGCCCTGCAGAACGGCGATCTCGCCAAGCTCCTGGAGAAGCTGCCGCCCCCGCACCCCGGCTACGCGCGCCTGCAGCTTGGATTGAAGCAGCTGCGCGACGCCAAGGAGGCGGGTGGCTGGCCGGCGATCCCGGCGGGCCCGAAGCTGCAGAAGGGAGCGCGCGGGCCGCGCGTGGCGCTGCTCCGTCAGCGCCTGGAAGGGGGCGCGGCGAAGCCGGCATCCCCCGGCGGCGCCGACGCCGTCTTCGACGCCGCTTTGGAGGAGAAGGTGCGACAGTTCCAGACGGCCCACGGCCTCGAGCCCGACGGCCGCGTCTCAGAGGCGACCCTGGCGGAGCTGAACGTGCCGGTGGAGCGCCGCATCCGCCAGGTCGAGCTGAACCTGGAGCGCTGGCGCTGGATGCCGCGCCGCCTCGGCGACCCGCACCTCGAGGTGAACATTCCGGGCTTCGATCTGCAGCTGCTGCGGGGGGATCGAACCGAGCTGCGCAGCCGCATCGTCGTCGGGCAGGCCTTCACGCCCACCCCCGTCTTCAGCGATCGGATCGTCGCGGTCATCGCCAATCCTCCCTGGAACGTGCCGGACGCCCTGGCCGTGCGCGAGTACCTGCCGGAGCTGCGTGAGAATCCCGCCGTCTTCCAGAGCCACGGCATCAAGATCTACGACGGTGAGGGAGAAGATGCGCACGAGGTCGATCCGGCGAGCGTCCACTGGGGCCGGGTCGATGACGACGAGTTCCATTACCACCTGCGCCAGGATCCGGGGCCCGACAACGCGCTGGGCCGGATGAAATTCCAGCTGACGAACGATTTCCAGATCTACCTGCACGATACGCCGGCGCGCACCCTGTTCGCGCAGCAGGACCGGGACCTCAGCCACGGCTGCATCCGGGTCGAAAAGGCCCGCGAGCTGGCCGACACGGTTCTCGGCGAAGCCACTGAAAAGCTCACCGAAGCCCTGCAGAACGAAAACGAGAAATCCATTCCGGTCCGTCCCCCGGTTCCTGTCCACATCCTCTACCTGACGGCCTGGGCCGATGCCGATGGGGGGCTGCGCTTCGCGCCCGACATCTACGATTTCGACGCGGCCCAGATGACGGCCCTCGACCGGGCCTCCCGTCAGGCCAGCCTCCTGTCCCGGCCAGGCGGACAAAAAACCTCGCAATAA
- a CDS encoding beta-propeller fold lactonase family protein has product MRPSGSFLSRSAVAGALPLAVVLSILGCAAQSQDLPRPDRAYVSNEWGGTISAIDTRADRVIATFIVGGRLRGMQVSADGRRVYVAVTYPSIHEDKGDDAVVALDAKTGKVLRRYAVGSDPERFAITRDESLLYTANEDAGTVSITDMPSGRILETVPVGDEPEGVGLSPDGRAVFVTSEASDKVTVLDARTGRLLGSAATGKRPRAVDFSPDASRAYVSAEEGGTVSILDTRTMSVLGVVRIDGEGVKPMGLAVSPDGHAVYVSTGRGNSVAVLDPAQNAPIATIAAGRRPWGIALTPDGTKLYTANGLSNDVSVIDTRDRRLIKTIPVGERPWDVVIPR; this is encoded by the coding sequence ATGCGTCCGTCGGGATCCTTCCTTTCTCGGAGCGCCGTCGCCGGCGCGCTGCCCCTCGCTGTTGTCCTTTCCATCCTGGGCTGCGCCGCCCAATCGCAGGATCTCCCCCGTCCTGACCGCGCTTATGTCAGCAACGAATGGGGCGGCACCATCAGCGCCATCGACACGCGGGCCGATCGGGTCATCGCAACCTTCATCGTCGGTGGGCGCCTTCGCGGCATGCAGGTCAGCGCCGACGGGCGGCGCGTCTATGTCGCGGTCACTTATCCGTCCATTCACGAAGACAAGGGGGACGACGCCGTCGTGGCGCTGGACGCCAAGACCGGGAAAGTGCTGCGTCGCTATGCCGTCGGCTCCGACCCGGAGCGCTTCGCCATCACTCGGGACGAGTCCTTGCTCTACACGGCGAACGAGGACGCCGGGACGGTGTCAATCACCGACATGCCCTCGGGGCGGATCCTGGAGACGGTTCCGGTCGGAGATGAGCCCGAAGGAGTAGGTCTCTCACCTGACGGCAGGGCGGTCTTCGTCACCTCGGAGGCGAGCGACAAGGTAACGGTCCTCGACGCGCGAACCGGACGTCTGCTCGGCTCCGCCGCGACCGGGAAGCGCCCCCGGGCGGTCGATTTCTCTCCCGACGCCTCTCGAGCGTACGTGAGCGCCGAGGAAGGAGGCACCGTCTCGATCCTCGATACCCGGACGATGTCGGTCCTCGGCGTGGTGCGCATCGACGGCGAGGGGGTCAAGCCGATGGGGCTGGCGGTGTCGCCGGATGGGCACGCGGTCTACGTCTCAACCGGCCGCGGCAATTCCGTTGCGGTGCTCGACCCGGCCCAAAACGCCCCGATCGCCACGATCGCCGCCGGACGCCGCCCCTGGGGAATCGCCCTGACGCCCGACGGCACGAAGCTGTACACGGCCAACGGCCTGTCGAACGACGTGTCGGTCATCGACACACGAGATCGGCGCCTCATCAAGACAATCCCCGTGGGGGAGCGGCCGTGGGACGTCGTCATTCCGCGCTGA
- a CDS encoding TonB-dependent receptor: MGRRHSALSPARTLRLTRRVAAFVALIVLTGSPVHTAETSPATDSSHTLQLRGIVVDAAGSPAPGARVTLEGDGKLRSTRSNEEGRFIFTSLPPGIYALAAVSRGASAPEQLVSLVEEDLELSLMLLPPRPVEQVTVTAERIDEPQSRTAASQAVLDREALAVTAATRLDDALRQVAGYTLFRRTSSRVANPTTQGATLRAVGGSGAGRALVLDDGLPLNDPFGGWVAWGRVPRLAVDRIEVLRGSSSLYGSSALAGVVQMMRRSDEDPGIEAEAALGSQSTTDAALHASGAHGEWSGSFAAESFRTDGYILTAPEERGDVDIPASSDQRILELTGGRRVGGAGRLFARLSTFDEDRGNGTPLQRNATNLDEAAVGWDGELGGGDLRARVYALRESYEQTFSSVDAARDSETPTRLQNVPSNAFGLTSQWSRALAEREEILAGLEASRVRGTSRETLQATGEVTEAGGRQDSLAIFADSHTRIGERTRLIAGVRVDRWTNQGEQRDPAGIETEEPDRRAGSWGPRLSCLFAATPSVDLTASLWSSFRAPTLNELYRPFQAGAVTTLANADLGPETLRGWEAGAGFGSPAARTHTEARIFWTEVDDAILNVTLPSDPTGNTRQRMNVARTRSRGLELDFQARPAAGWVAGAGLLLADATVVDAGEADAALLGARVPQVPRSQATMQLRYESPRGWRLGAQARYSGEAFEDDRNTLELGSLHVLDLFASVPLARRLEAFVSAENVLDDRYETGKTPVTTLGLPRVVHAGIRVTWSPGP; encoded by the coding sequence GTGGGACGTCGTCATTCCGCGCTGAGCCCCGCCCGGACGCTGCGCCTGACCCGGCGCGTTGCCGCCTTCGTCGCTCTCATCGTTCTCACCGGTTCCCCGGTACACACCGCCGAAACGTCTCCCGCCACGGATTCTTCCCACACGTTGCAGCTGCGGGGGATCGTTGTCGACGCCGCCGGTTCACCGGCACCGGGAGCTCGCGTGACCCTCGAAGGCGACGGCAAGCTGCGCTCCACCCGGAGCAACGAGGAGGGCCGGTTCATCTTCACTTCCCTGCCCCCGGGAATCTATGCCCTCGCAGCCGTCTCCCGTGGCGCGTCGGCCCCCGAGCAGCTCGTGAGCCTCGTCGAAGAGGATCTGGAACTGTCGCTCATGTTGCTGCCCCCCCGCCCCGTTGAGCAGGTCACCGTCACGGCCGAGCGCATCGATGAGCCGCAATCCCGGACGGCCGCGAGCCAGGCCGTGCTGGACCGCGAGGCCCTGGCGGTCACGGCGGCGACGCGCCTGGACGACGCCTTACGCCAGGTGGCCGGCTACACCCTGTTCCGCCGGACCAGCAGCCGGGTCGCCAACCCGACGACGCAAGGCGCCACGCTGCGCGCCGTGGGAGGCAGTGGGGCCGGACGGGCTCTCGTCCTGGACGACGGGCTGCCCCTCAACGATCCCTTCGGCGGCTGGGTGGCCTGGGGCCGCGTTCCGCGCCTGGCGGTGGATCGCATCGAAGTCCTGCGCGGGAGCTCGTCGCTGTACGGCAGCTCCGCCCTGGCGGGAGTCGTGCAGATGATGCGCCGCTCCGACGAGGACCCCGGGATTGAGGCGGAAGCCGCGCTGGGAAGCCAGTCGACCACCGATGCGGCGCTGCATGCCTCGGGCGCGCACGGCGAGTGGAGCGGCTCCTTCGCCGCCGAGAGCTTCCGCACCGACGGCTACATCCTGACCGCTCCCGAAGAGCGGGGCGACGTCGATATTCCAGCCAGCTCGGACCAGCGAATCCTGGAGCTGACCGGCGGCCGCAGGGTCGGGGGCGCGGGGCGGCTGTTCGCCCGCCTTTCGACCTTCGACGAGGATCGCGGCAACGGTACGCCGCTGCAGCGCAACGCCACGAATCTCGACGAGGCCGCCGTGGGGTGGGACGGGGAGCTGGGAGGCGGGGACCTCCGCGCGCGGGTCTACGCGCTGCGCGAGAGCTACGAGCAGACCTTCTCCAGCGTCGATGCGGCGCGCGATTCCGAGACGCCCACACGCCTGCAGAATGTTCCCTCCAATGCTTTTGGGCTTACCTCGCAGTGGAGCCGGGCGCTCGCCGAGAGGGAGGAGATCCTCGCCGGGCTGGAAGCATCGCGGGTCCGGGGAACGAGCCGCGAGACGCTGCAGGCGACGGGCGAGGTTACCGAGGCAGGGGGCCGCCAGGACAGCCTGGCGATTTTCGCCGACAGCCACACACGCATCGGAGAGCGCACGCGGCTCATCGCCGGTGTCCGCGTCGATCGCTGGACCAACCAGGGCGAGCAGCGCGATCCCGCGGGCATCGAGACCGAGGAGCCCGACAGGCGCGCCGGCTCCTGGGGACCGCGACTCTCCTGCCTGTTCGCCGCCACCCCTTCCGTGGACCTGACCGCTTCCCTCTGGAGCTCGTTCCGGGCGCCGACCCTCAACGAGCTGTACCGCCCCTTCCAAGCCGGCGCCGTGACGACGCTGGCGAATGCCGATCTGGGGCCCGAGACGCTGCGCGGGTGGGAGGCCGGCGCCGGCTTCGGCTCTCCCGCCGCCCGGACCCACACCGAGGCGCGAATCTTCTGGACCGAGGTGGACGACGCCATCCTGAACGTCACGCTGCCTTCCGATCCGACCGGCAATACCCGGCAGCGCATGAACGTCGCCCGCACCCGCAGCCGCGGGTTGGAGCTCGATTTCCAGGCGCGTCCGGCAGCCGGCTGGGTGGCGGGCGCGGGATTGCTGCTCGCCGACGCGACCGTCGTGGACGCGGGCGAGGCCGATGCGGCGCTCCTGGGCGCCCGCGTGCCGCAGGTGCCGCGCTCCCAGGCGACGATGCAGCTGCGCTACGAGAGTCCGCGCGGGTGGCGTCTCGGGGCACAGGCGCGCTACAGCGGAGAGGCTTTCGAGGACGATCGCAACACGCTCGAGCTGGGCAGCCTGCACGTGCTCGACCTGTTCGCCTCGGTCCCCCTTGCGCGGCGTCTCGAGGCTTTCGTCTCTGCGGAGAACGTGCTCGACGATCGGTACGAGACCGGAAAGACCCCGGTCACGACGCTGGGGCTGCCGCGTGTCGTGCATGCCGGAATCCGCGTGACCTGGAGCCCCGGCCCATGA
- a CDS encoding ATP-dependent DNA ligase, giving the protein MSAPLSALVQTWKDLRAAPRRGDKRERLGLLFSTLDTPDLVLAAHYLSGDLAREAPGVGGALVTEALQGSSPASTSSLTVADLDQAIASLGGAAGPGSIRARVELLGRLLAAATPDEREFIAALIVGELRQGALRSLVLDALAPILGVDGGALRRAVMLAGGLREAIEAARQGGAPELDRFRVTPLVPVEPMLAAAASSPEEALTQMGGRAAAEWKLDGIRVQLHRAGDAVRVFTRSLRDVTASSPELVEIAQRMPAESFILDGEAVAFGEGGKPAEFQDLMSRFQAEEDQALQLEPFFFDLLYLGSDSWVDRPNRERRAALEKLLPENRVVPRRIVQSVAEIESVLSEARAAGHEGLVLKALEAPYASGRRGSNWRKLKPAHSVDLVILAAVWGHGRRQGLLSNLHLGARDAGLAGRYWMMGKTFKGLTDAMLRELTAGLPPLALEANGFLVRVRPEKVVEIAFDGVQRSPRYDSGLALRFARVKRFRPDKRADEATTLDEIRRLAEGR; this is encoded by the coding sequence ATGTCGGCTCCTCTGTCCGCCCTGGTGCAGACCTGGAAGGATCTGCGCGCCGCGCCGCGGCGCGGCGACAAGCGTGAACGCCTCGGACTGCTGTTCTCGACCCTCGACACCCCCGACCTGGTCCTGGCGGCCCATTATTTGAGCGGCGATCTGGCGCGGGAGGCCCCCGGCGTGGGAGGTGCTCTGGTGACGGAGGCGCTGCAAGGCTCGTCGCCGGCCTCCACCTCGTCATTGACGGTCGCCGATCTCGATCAAGCCATCGCCTCTCTCGGAGGTGCCGCGGGGCCGGGGTCGATCCGCGCCCGGGTCGAGCTGCTCGGCAGGCTGCTCGCCGCGGCGACGCCGGACGAGCGGGAATTCATCGCCGCCTTGATCGTAGGGGAGTTGCGTCAGGGGGCGCTGCGGTCGCTGGTGCTCGACGCCCTCGCCCCGATCCTGGGAGTCGACGGTGGCGCTCTGCGGCGGGCCGTCATGCTCGCGGGCGGCCTACGGGAAGCCATCGAAGCGGCTCGTCAGGGCGGCGCGCCTGAGCTGGACCGCTTTCGCGTCACGCCTCTCGTCCCCGTCGAGCCGATGCTGGCGGCTGCGGCCTCCTCCCCCGAGGAGGCGCTCACCCAGATGGGCGGGCGCGCGGCCGCCGAGTGGAAGCTCGACGGAATACGCGTCCAGCTGCATCGCGCCGGCGACGCGGTGCGCGTCTTCACCCGCTCGCTGCGAGATGTGACCGCCTCCTCGCCCGAGCTGGTCGAAATCGCGCAGCGGATGCCGGCGGAATCCTTCATCCTGGACGGCGAGGCGGTGGCTTTCGGCGAGGGGGGAAAGCCCGCCGAGTTCCAGGACCTGATGAGCCGCTTCCAGGCCGAAGAGGATCAGGCCCTGCAGCTGGAGCCCTTCTTCTTCGATCTCCTGTACCTGGGAAGCGATTCCTGGGTGGATCGCCCCAATCGCGAGCGCCGCGCCGCCCTCGAGAAGCTGCTGCCCGAAAACCGCGTCGTGCCGCGGCGCATCGTGCAGAGCGTTGCGGAAATCGAGTCTGTCCTCTCCGAAGCGCGCGCCGCGGGACACGAGGGGCTGGTGCTCAAGGCGCTCGAGGCTCCTTACGCATCGGGGCGGCGCGGCTCCAACTGGCGCAAGCTCAAGCCGGCGCACAGCGTCGACCTGGTGATCCTGGCCGCCGTATGGGGCCATGGCCGGCGTCAGGGCCTGCTCTCCAACCTGCACCTGGGGGCGCGTGACGCGGGACTCGCGGGGCGCTACTGGATGATGGGGAAGACCTTCAAAGGGCTCACCGACGCGATGCTGCGCGAGCTGACTGCCGGGCTGCCGCCCCTGGCACTGGAAGCGAACGGCTTCCTGGTCCGCGTGCGCCCCGAGAAGGTGGTGGAGATCGCCTTCGACGGCGTGCAGCGCAGCCCGCGCTACGATTCGGGCCTGGCGCTGCGCTTTGCGCGGGTGAAGCGCTTCCGTCCCGACAAACGGGCCGACGAGGCCACGACTCTCGACGAGATCCGTCGCCTCGCCGAGGGGCGATGA